From Microbaculum marinisediminis, the proteins below share one genomic window:
- a CDS encoding ABC transporter ATP-binding protein, translating to MDVSLDKVAKSYGSNQVLKEVDLVFPSRKFTTLLGPSGCGKTTLLRMVAGLEPITAGTIRFGDKVVNKLAPRDRDIAMVFQSYALYPQMTLRKNLGYGLRVRGTPAAEINEAVERVARILEIDHLLDRKPAHLSGGQRQRVALGRAMVRRPNLFLMDEPLSNLDAKLRVTMRAELRRFHLDLNATTIYVTHDQLEAMSMSDLVAVMHAGAVQQFGTPAEVYGKPANLFVAGFIGSPPMNFLQGEITSSNSDRTFMSPTVSSKVPEWSEHLQTGQKVTLGIRPQDIEIVSDGTPADFVGRVWVVELLGSEKLLEIELDDKSRIKVQVRAEMDFDVDTIVRCRINRERAHLFDNQSGANLMR from the coding sequence ATGGATGTGAGCCTCGACAAAGTCGCCAAGAGCTACGGTTCGAACCAGGTGCTCAAGGAAGTGGACCTCGTCTTCCCGAGCCGGAAGTTCACGACCCTCCTGGGGCCGTCGGGCTGCGGCAAGACCACGCTGCTGCGCATGGTGGCCGGACTGGAGCCGATCACGGCCGGGACCATCCGGTTCGGCGACAAGGTCGTCAACAAGCTGGCGCCACGCGACCGCGACATCGCGATGGTGTTTCAATCCTACGCGCTGTATCCGCAGATGACGCTGCGAAAGAACCTCGGCTACGGCCTGCGCGTTCGTGGCACACCGGCCGCCGAGATCAACGAGGCGGTGGAGCGCGTGGCGCGCATACTGGAGATCGACCATCTGCTCGACCGGAAGCCGGCGCATCTGTCAGGCGGTCAGCGCCAACGCGTCGCGCTCGGACGGGCGATGGTACGGCGTCCCAACCTGTTCCTGATGGACGAGCCGCTGTCGAACCTCGACGCCAAACTTCGCGTGACCATGCGTGCCGAGCTGCGGCGGTTCCACCTCGATCTCAACGCCACGACCATCTACGTCACGCACGACCAGCTGGAGGCGATGAGCATGTCGGACCTCGTCGCCGTCATGCACGCCGGCGCGGTACAGCAGTTCGGGACACCGGCGGAGGTGTACGGCAAACCGGCCAATCTTTTCGTGGCAGGCTTTATCGGCAGTCCGCCGATGAATTTCCTCCAGGGAGAAATCACGTCGTCGAATTCCGACCGGACCTTCATGTCTCCGACGGTTTCGAGCAAGGTTCCGGAATGGTCCGAGCACCTTCAGACCGGCCAGAAGGTCACGTTGGGTATCCGGCCTCAGGACATTGAAATCGTGAGCGACGGTACGCCAGCGGATTTCGTGGGCCGTGTCTGGGTGGTGGAGCTTCTGGGATCCGAGAAGCTTCTGGAAATCGAACTGGACGACAAGTCGCGCATCAAGGTTCAGGTCCGCGCGGAAATGGATTTTGATGTCGACACGATTGTTAGATGCCGCATCAACCGCGAGCGCGCCCATCTATTTGACAATCAGTCAGGCGCAAATCTGATGCGGTGA
- a CDS encoding IclR family transcriptional regulator, which translates to MAESSEPLRRAAAIAELVAMEPQGMTIARIAENLALPVPTTYRVVRKLVDIGFLKGEGRHAAYVVGPRLQQISSFISGGASFSLNAERELQTVADSLGVSVYLAGLFEDKVSLFVVKMPTVMRSPSVHPGPSFQMHASASGKLILAYQSRSRIDKFLEKPLERLTDRTIASPAELRAQLEEIRDRGYAVSIGESDPSLWGIAFPVKSATGSVNYAVGLITFRSSIEDDEAYIELVSPKLDEAARHLSQMFRIGRPV; encoded by the coding sequence ATGGCAGAATCGTCCGAACCGCTGCGCCGTGCCGCAGCCATAGCAGAGCTTGTGGCAATGGAACCCCAGGGGATGACCATTGCGCGGATTGCGGAGAATCTGGCGTTGCCGGTGCCGACTACGTACCGCGTTGTCCGCAAGCTCGTCGATATCGGCTTTCTCAAGGGAGAAGGGCGGCACGCCGCTTATGTCGTTGGGCCGCGGCTACAACAAATCAGCAGTTTCATCAGCGGTGGCGCATCATTCTCGCTAAACGCCGAGCGCGAACTTCAAACTGTCGCGGACAGTCTCGGAGTCTCCGTCTATCTTGCCGGTCTCTTCGAGGACAAGGTATCGCTGTTTGTCGTCAAAATGCCGACGGTCATGCGATCTCCATCCGTGCATCCGGGGCCAAGCTTCCAGATGCACGCATCGGCGAGCGGCAAACTGATCCTTGCCTACCAGTCACGGTCCCGGATCGACAAATTCCTCGAGAAACCTTTGGAGCGGCTGACCGACCGCACGATCGCTTCTCCGGCGGAACTGCGGGCCCAACTGGAGGAGATACGCGACCGCGGTTATGCCGTGTCGATAGGTGAGAGTGATCCGTCGCTGTGGGGGATCGCGTTTCCGGTGAAGAGCGCAACCGGAAGCGTGAACTATGCAGTCGGGCTGATCACGTTCAGGAGTTCTATCGAGGATGATGAAGCATACATCGAGCTCGTCTCGCCAAAGCTGGACGAAGCGGCGCGCCACCTCTCGCAGATGTTTCGGATAGGTCGCCCCGTCTGA
- a CDS encoding putative hydro-lyase, with amino-acid sequence MDCLEGASHLLTKDQLRVAARDTRMRIRSGTINTQTSGLMPGIVQANIAILPHAWAEDFVRYCRLNPRACPLISVARSGEYMLEDLGDGIDIRTDLPRYQVFREGEPVDDPTDIIDIWQDDFVTFVIGCSFSVEEVLLQAGIPLRHRKFGQDVSIFRTTIPTAPYGPFGGPVVVSMRPFSRINADRAIKITSRYPKMHGAPIHAGDPSEIGISDLDAPQWGVRTPMEPDDVPLFWACGVTPQAALAQARLPIAITHKPSHMLITDKLVAEYALG; translated from the coding sequence GTGGACTGTCTAGAAGGCGCATCGCATCTCTTGACTAAAGACCAGCTTCGCGTCGCCGCACGCGACACCCGCATGCGCATTCGCTCAGGAACAATAAACACGCAGACGTCAGGCCTGATGCCTGGGATCGTCCAAGCGAACATTGCCATCCTGCCGCACGCATGGGCCGAGGATTTTGTACGGTATTGCAGGCTCAATCCGAGGGCCTGCCCCCTGATTTCCGTCGCCCGTTCGGGGGAGTACATGCTGGAGGACCTAGGCGACGGTATCGACATACGTACCGACTTGCCGCGCTACCAGGTTTTTCGCGAGGGCGAGCCGGTCGACGATCCGACAGACATCATCGACATCTGGCAGGACGACTTCGTTACCTTCGTCATCGGCTGCTCGTTTTCTGTCGAAGAAGTGCTTCTGCAGGCAGGCATACCACTGCGACACCGGAAATTTGGCCAGGACGTATCGATCTTTCGCACGACTATTCCAACAGCACCCTACGGGCCGTTCGGGGGGCCTGTGGTCGTGTCAATGCGCCCATTCTCCCGGATCAACGCGGATCGCGCCATCAAGATCACCTCGCGCTATCCGAAGATGCACGGCGCCCCCATCCATGCCGGCGATCCCTCCGAGATCGGCATCTCCGATCTGGACGCCCCCCAATGGGGCGTCCGCACGCCCATGGAACCGGACGACGTCCCGCTGTTCTGGGCGTGCGGCGTCACTCCGCAGGCCGCTTTAGCGCAAGCAAGACTGCCCATCGCCATCACGCACAAGCCGAGTCACATGCTGATTACCGACAAGCTTGTCGCGGAGTACGCATTGGGCTGA
- a CDS encoding TRAP transporter large permease, producing the protein MDLLTVSLVVGVLLLLLLAAGLWVSLALMTAGLAAIFLMVSVPPGAVMTTTVWGAVNSWDLTALPMFIWMGEILFRSRLAEDMFAGLAPWVRRLPGRLLHANILGCAIFAAVSGSSAATTATIGRMSLPELLKRGYDERMAIGSLAGSGTLGLLIPPSIILIVYGAATEQSIARLFIAGVIPGLMLAALFIGYTVVWALANRSRMPPADPRIPYLQRLWQTRRLFPVLALVIGVIGSIYGGFASPTEAAVIGVVLSLGLSWFTGTLNRDTFVDALRNATRTSCMIILILAGAAVLTVAMGYTGIPRALAQFIVDLNLSPYALLAVLTLFFVVFGCFLDGISIVVLTASVILPMVEAAGLDVIWFGIYLVLVVEMSQITPPVGFNLFVIQGLTGHNILKVAAMSAPFFLMMLIAVVLIVLFPQLALWLPGTMMGN; encoded by the coding sequence ATGGATCTTCTGACCGTATCCCTTGTCGTTGGTGTGCTCCTGCTTCTTCTTCTTGCAGCAGGGCTGTGGGTGTCGCTAGCCCTTATGACAGCAGGGCTCGCAGCGATTTTCCTGATGGTGTCGGTACCGCCCGGCGCGGTGATGACGACCACGGTCTGGGGCGCCGTAAACTCCTGGGATCTTACGGCGTTGCCGATGTTCATCTGGATGGGTGAGATCCTTTTCCGCTCTCGTCTCGCCGAAGACATGTTCGCGGGGCTCGCGCCTTGGGTGCGTCGGCTGCCGGGACGACTCCTGCACGCGAACATCCTGGGATGTGCCATCTTCGCCGCCGTTTCCGGTTCCTCGGCAGCGACAACCGCCACTATTGGCCGCATGTCGCTGCCGGAACTTCTGAAGCGCGGCTACGACGAGCGGATGGCAATCGGTTCGCTCGCCGGGTCGGGCACGCTTGGGCTGCTTATTCCGCCGTCCATCATTCTGATCGTCTACGGAGCTGCGACCGAGCAATCCATTGCGCGCCTATTCATTGCCGGTGTGATCCCGGGGTTGATGCTCGCGGCCTTATTCATTGGATACACGGTGGTCTGGGCGCTCGCTAACCGCAGCCGGATGCCGCCGGCAGACCCGCGCATCCCCTATCTGCAGCGTCTCTGGCAGACGCGGCGCCTGTTTCCGGTGCTGGCTCTGGTCATTGGCGTGATCGGATCGATATACGGCGGGTTTGCCTCGCCGACCGAAGCCGCCGTGATAGGCGTCGTGCTGTCGTTGGGGCTGTCGTGGTTCACCGGTACGCTGAACCGCGACACCTTTGTCGACGCACTGCGCAACGCCACGCGTACGTCCTGCATGATCATACTTATTCTCGCCGGCGCTGCGGTGCTGACGGTGGCCATGGGATATACCGGTATACCGCGGGCGCTGGCGCAGTTCATTGTCGATCTCAATCTGTCCCCGTATGCGCTTCTTGCCGTGCTTACGCTGTTCTTTGTCGTGTTTGGCTGCTTTCTCGATGGCATCTCCATTGTCGTGCTGACCGCGTCCGTCATACTGCCCATGGTCGAGGCAGCCGGGCTCGATGTCATCTGGTTCGGCATCTACCTTGTCCTGGTTGTCGAGATGAGCCAGATCACGCCACCGGTCGGGTTCAATCTGTTTGTCATTCAGGGGCTGACCGGTCACAACATCCTGAAGGTGGCGGCCATGTCTGCGCCGTTCTTCTTGATGATGTTGATCGCGGTGGTCCTGATCGTCCTGTTTCCGCAACTGGCATTGTGGCTGCCAGGGACGATGATGGGCAATTGA
- a CDS encoding TRAP transporter small permease — MMVRKALDWLYGGAERLAMAALCLIALLASAQVLGRVADFVLGLMGLPPYGFLVPSLAEIAGFLLVGASFLALAGSLRAGAQIRVTLGLSALSRRKRRVAEAFVLMAGVALSGFFFLYAVRLAADSHRFNELSYGILPVPLWMPQSVMALGIGIFTIALLQDLIAVLRGRQPSYLSGDSVEEL, encoded by the coding sequence CGAAAAGCTCTCGATTGGCTTTACGGTGGCGCCGAACGGCTTGCGATGGCGGCATTGTGCCTGATCGCGCTCTTGGCGTCCGCCCAAGTCTTGGGGCGTGTTGCGGATTTCGTGCTCGGCTTGATGGGGCTTCCACCCTACGGGTTCCTTGTACCCTCGTTGGCCGAGATCGCCGGTTTCCTGCTTGTTGGGGCGTCCTTTCTGGCACTGGCCGGTTCGCTACGTGCCGGTGCCCAGATCCGGGTGACTTTGGGCTTGTCCGCGCTTTCGAGGCGAAAGCGGAGAGTCGCGGAGGCGTTCGTGCTCATGGCCGGTGTAGCGCTTTCCGGATTCTTCTTTCTCTATGCGGTCAGGCTTGCTGCCGACAGTCATCGTTTCAACGAGTTATCGTATGGGATACTTCCCGTGCCCTTGTGGATGCCCCAGTCCGTCATGGCATTGGGAATAGGCATATTCACGATCGCGCTCCTGCAGGATCTAATCGCCGTATTGCGTGGGCGCCAGCCTTCGTATCTTTCCGGCGACTCCGTGGAGGAGTTGTGA